From a region of the Streptococcus ruminantium genome:
- a CDS encoding GNAT family N-acetyltransferase, with translation MQHIGTQVLETERLILRPFQAKDVESVFQNWTSDEKVTTYLTWSTHQTLQETEDYIQFCLQSYSQEKSYRWIIELKETQQVIGDISVVSLDERVQAAELGWVLGSKWWGQGYMPEALEAVNRYLLEEVGCLRIMAVHDSENRPSGRVMEKVGMTYEGTLRQAARNNRGIVDITVYSLLHTDRKSR, from the coding sequence ATGCAACATATTGGAACACAAGTATTAGAAACAGAACGCCTGATTTTGCGCCCTTTTCAAGCAAAGGATGTTGAATCAGTTTTCCAAAACTGGACTTCAGATGAAAAGGTCACCACTTATCTGACCTGGTCAACTCATCAGACACTCCAAGAAACTGAAGACTATATCCAGTTCTGTCTCCAATCTTATTCACAAGAAAAATCGTACAGGTGGATTATTGAGCTCAAGGAAACACAACAAGTAATTGGAGATATTTCCGTCGTCAGTCTAGATGAACGAGTACAGGCCGCTGAATTAGGTTGGGTGTTGGGTAGTAAATGGTGGGGCCAAGGTTACATGCCTGAAGCTCTTGAAGCTGTCAATCGCTATTTACTGGAAGAAGTGGGCTGTTTACGGATTATGGCTGTTCATGATAGTGAAAACCGTCCTTCTGGTCGTGTCATGGAGAAAGTCGGCATGACCTACGAAGGCACCCTCCGACAAGCTGCTCGAAATAATCGTGGTATTGTTGACATTACTGTTTACTCACTGCTACATACAGATAGAAAAAGTCGCTAG
- a CDS encoding DNA alkylation repair protein, which yields MTEINTILTQLEAASHAGTLKRYEKIGETKPYYGVPMGAISGIAKAYKNRLDLFAPLWQAGVLEAQYLAIQIAKTKPDQLTSTALETCLNEEVSVNVLDKLASIILSKRKDSKDWEAYLLDKNSAIFQRIGWFLRAKYFAGKTASNQEIEESLDHIRQHLQTADPLIQWTMNQCLVEIAVAYPDYLEQGIAIGQELAVYVDMKVPKGCTSAYAPDWIEALLRRK from the coding sequence ATGACTGAAATAAACACCATTCTCACCCAACTTGAAGCAGCCAGCCATGCTGGCACCCTCAAGCGATATGAAAAAATTGGCGAAACCAAGCCCTACTACGGCGTTCCGATGGGAGCTATTTCTGGTATCGCCAAGGCCTATAAAAATCGACTGGACTTGTTTGCTCCACTCTGGCAAGCAGGTGTCCTTGAGGCACAATATTTAGCTATTCAAATTGCCAAAACAAAACCTGACCAGCTGACTTCTACTGCTTTAGAAACTTGCCTCAATGAAGAAGTTTCGGTCAATGTCCTCGATAAGCTGGCTTCCATCATTCTTAGCAAACGAAAAGACAGTAAGGATTGGGAAGCCTACTTGCTGGACAAAAATTCAGCCATTTTTCAACGCATTGGCTGGTTCCTCCGTGCTAAATATTTTGCTGGAAAAACTGCCTCAAATCAAGAAATCGAAGAATCTCTAGACCACATTCGCCAGCATTTACAAACCGCAGACCCGCTTATCCAATGGACCATGAACCAATGTTTGGTGGAGATTGCAGTTGCCTATCCTGACTACCTGGAACAAGGTATTGCAATCGGTCAGGAGCTCGCTGTCTATGTGGACATGAAAGTACCAAAAGGCTGTACTTCTGCCTATGCACCAGACTGGATAGAAGCATTGTTGAGGAGAAAATAA
- a CDS encoding TetR/AcrR family transcriptional regulator, with amino-acid sequence MTAQDYIQEALLQLIQQKAYDKITITDIANRAGVTRISFYRNFDSKDAILKQALERAFSAYKEEYGNDLSFPSLFAFFQQNKTLIDCLYKSEKEIFIAQLLTDKQSLAQLPIEVAYSYAFVGYSILGACTAWYQRGMVDTAEEISRIMNQQKSS; translated from the coding sequence ATGACTGCACAAGATTATATCCAAGAAGCCCTTTTGCAACTTATTCAGCAAAAGGCTTATGATAAGATTACCATTACCGATATTGCCAATCGAGCAGGAGTGACCCGCATCAGCTTTTATCGGAATTTTGATAGTAAGGACGCCATTTTAAAACAGGCCTTGGAGAGAGCTTTTTCTGCCTACAAGGAAGAATATGGTAACGACCTGTCCTTCCCCTCACTCTTTGCATTTTTCCAGCAGAACAAGACCTTGATTGACTGCCTCTACAAGAGTGAAAAGGAAATCTTCATCGCCCAACTCCTGACAGACAAGCAAAGTCTAGCTCAATTACCGATTGAAGTAGCCTATTCCTACGCCTTTGTCGGTTATTCGATTCTGGGTGCCTGCACCGCTTGGTACCAGCGAGGCATGGTGGACACCGCAGAAGAAATTTCAAGAATTATGAATCAGCAAAAAAGTAGCTAA
- a CDS encoding alpha/beta hydrolase: MRRRRFVGLGILVFFLAVLAGVASKGLIKPAWAKKYTVEWSEQVGRTVTDLSYGEEEVQKFDLYLPANTSKQTYGLVVYLHAGGFTSGDKKDDQQMLQWLASKGYVAAGINYTLRTDENGASVTSQAQEIKDSIPHVIEAAKKEGYTIDKMAISGGSAGHALAMIYAYRDAKEAPVPVVLTFGGVGPSSFYMEDWGIYGADTNHEAAAGLVSAMSGQEVTKEMIVDGSYKAIVNEISAVHWVTEESVPSVVIYGKHDKVQPYAAALRLEKALKEKGVDYQFLTAEHSGHGLQNDDAANQAYMTLVEDYLTKYLPVD, encoded by the coding sequence ATGAGAAGGAGAAGATTTGTGGGCTTAGGAATTTTAGTATTTTTCTTGGCTGTCCTTGCTGGTGTAGCTTCTAAAGGTCTGATTAAGCCAGCTTGGGCCAAGAAGTACACTGTTGAATGGTCGGAGCAGGTAGGAAGAACGGTGACGGATCTGTCCTATGGAGAGGAAGAAGTCCAAAAGTTTGACCTCTATCTGCCTGCGAACACTAGTAAGCAGACCTACGGACTTGTTGTCTATCTGCATGCGGGTGGGTTTACAAGCGGTGATAAAAAGGATGACCAGCAGATGTTGCAATGGCTGGCTTCCAAGGGCTATGTGGCCGCAGGGATCAACTATACCTTGCGGACAGATGAAAATGGTGCAAGTGTTACTTCTCAGGCTCAGGAAATCAAAGACAGCATTCCTCATGTGATTGAAGCTGCTAAAAAGGAAGGCTATACAATTGACAAAATGGCTATTTCAGGCGGTTCAGCAGGTCATGCTCTGGCTATGATTTACGCCTATCGGGATGCCAAAGAGGCTCCTGTTCCTGTGGTCTTGACCTTCGGTGGTGTTGGCCCCTCTAGCTTTTACATGGAAGATTGGGGCATTTATGGGGCGGATACCAATCATGAAGCTGCCGCAGGTCTTGTCAGTGCTATGTCAGGACAAGAGGTGACTAAAGAAATGATTGTTGACGGTAGTTACAAGGCTATTGTCAATGAAATTTCAGCAGTCCACTGGGTGACGGAAGAATCTGTGCCAAGTGTGGTCATCTACGGCAAACATGATAAGGTGCAGCCTTACGCCGCAGCCCTTCGACTAGAAAAAGCCTTGAAGGAAAAAGGTGTTGACTACCAGTTCCTTACTGCTGAACATTCTGGACATGGTCTGCAAAATGACGATGCCGCAAACCAAGCCTATATGACCTTAGTGGAAGACTATTTGACCAAGTATCTGCCGGTGGATTAA
- the zwf gene encoding glucose-6-phosphate dehydrogenase produces the protein MSSHVVFTIFGASGDLAKRKLYPSLFRLYKAGHIKEHFAVIGTARRPWTKEFFEQIVIESLGDLPDTPRQAHEFASHFYYQSHDVNDTEHYLALRKLQDDLCEKYDTRHNKIFFLSMAPEFFGTIAKHLQSEQIVDGQGFERLIIEKPFGTSLATAENLNKELATTFKEDQIYRIDHYLGKEMVQNIFAVRFANIIFEHIWNRNYIDNIQITFAEAIGVEDRGGYYDHSGALKDMVQNHVLQVLSLLAMDKPASFKEEDVRAEKIKVFQHLRHQSDEELKRNFIRGQYTAGSIDGKDYIGYLDEPNIAEGSQTETFASGAFFVDTDRFRDVPFFFRTGKRLTEKGTRITITFKHAEDIFGQPSEANILTIYIQPTEGFMLSINGKEVGSHFALTPAKLNFRHNATALGNSPEAYEKLFFDVLNGDSTNFSHWEEVKASWSLIDRIVELWTNHQVQLHTYPAGTMGPQAAFDLLKSYGCEWIWTPDVWYRERGLLK, from the coding sequence ATGTCATCACATGTAGTATTTACAATTTTTGGTGCTAGTGGCGACCTTGCCAAACGCAAACTATACCCATCCCTATTCCGCCTCTATAAGGCTGGACATATCAAGGAACATTTTGCAGTTATCGGTACAGCACGTAGACCTTGGACGAAAGAATTTTTTGAACAAATCGTCATTGAATCCTTAGGTGATTTGCCGGATACACCACGTCAAGCCCATGAATTTGCTAGTCATTTTTACTATCAAAGTCACGATGTCAATGATACAGAGCATTATCTAGCTCTTCGCAAATTGCAGGATGATTTGTGTGAAAAATACGATACACGGCACAACAAGATTTTCTTCCTCTCCATGGCTCCTGAATTTTTCGGTACCATTGCCAAACATCTTCAATCCGAACAAATTGTTGATGGACAGGGGTTTGAGCGTCTGATTATCGAGAAACCTTTCGGAACTAGCTTGGCAACTGCCGAAAATTTGAATAAGGAATTGGCAACTACTTTTAAGGAAGATCAAATCTACCGTATTGACCATTATTTAGGGAAGGAAATGGTTCAAAATATCTTTGCAGTACGTTTTGCTAATATTATTTTCGAGCATATTTGGAACCGCAACTATATTGACAATATCCAGATCACCTTCGCAGAGGCAATCGGAGTGGAGGATCGAGGTGGTTACTACGACCATTCAGGTGCTCTAAAAGATATGGTTCAAAACCATGTTCTACAAGTTCTCTCCCTTCTTGCTATGGATAAACCAGCTAGTTTCAAAGAAGAGGATGTTCGCGCTGAAAAAATAAAGGTTTTCCAACACCTCCGTCACCAATCTGACGAGGAACTCAAGCGAAACTTTATCCGTGGTCAATATACAGCAGGCTCTATTGATGGCAAAGACTATATTGGCTATCTTGATGAGCCAAATATTGCTGAAGGTTCTCAGACCGAAACCTTTGCTAGCGGTGCCTTCTTTGTTGATACAGACCGCTTTCGTGATGTTCCATTCTTCTTCCGTACTGGAAAACGCTTGACAGAAAAAGGAACACGCATCACCATCACCTTTAAGCACGCAGAAGATATTTTCGGACAACCATCCGAGGCAAATATCTTAACAATCTATATCCAACCAACGGAGGGCTTCATGTTGTCCATCAATGGTAAAGAAGTCGGCTCCCATTTTGCCTTGACACCCGCCAAACTCAATTTTCGTCATAATGCAACAGCTCTAGGAAACTCGCCTGAGGCATACGAGAAACTCTTCTTTGATGTTCTCAATGGTGATTCAACGAACTTTAGCCATTGGGAGGAAGTAAAAGCTAGCTGGAGTTTGATTGATCGTATCGTTGAACTATGGACAAATCATCAAGTACAACTCCACACCTATCCAGCAGGAACTATGGGACCACAAGCTGCCTTTGATTTACTCAAAAGTTACGGTTGCGAATGGATCTGGACACCAGATGTCTGGTACCGTGAACGTGGCTTATTGAAATAG
- the ftsY gene encoding signal recognition particle-docking protein FtsY: protein MGLFDRLFGQKAQKKSQAEAVDELEKNQAEEETGQSEPVEPEQVTEAIEQPVVPEWTVEQEERRQRTLDMMSQYYAAKEAAASHVKEAQEEGDGSAIQTKPKTEAVQQLVQTVQESEQDKYQRTLKKTRTGFGARLNAFFANFRSVDEEFFEELEEMLILSDVGVQVASTLTEELRYEAKLQKAKKAEELRHVIIEKLVDIYEKDGQFSEQINFQDGLTVMLFVGVNGVGKTTSVGKLAYKYKQAGKNVMLVAADTFRAGAVAQLVEWGRRVDVPVVTGPEKSDPASVVFDGVERAVAEGVDILMIDTAGRLQNKDHLMAELEKIGRIIKRTLPDAPHETLLALDASTGQNALSQAKEFSKITPLTGLVLTKLDGTAKGGVVLAIRQELDVPVKLIGFGEKIDDIGEFKSEEFMRGLLEGLV, encoded by the coding sequence ATGGGATTATTTGATCGATTATTTGGACAGAAAGCGCAAAAGAAAAGTCAGGCAGAAGCAGTTGATGAGCTTGAAAAGAATCAGGCAGAAGAAGAGACGGGACAAAGTGAACCAGTTGAGCCTGAACAAGTAACAGAAGCTATTGAACAGCCTGTGGTGCCTGAATGGACAGTTGAGCAGGAGGAACGAAGACAGCGAACACTGGATATGATGAGCCAGTATTATGCTGCTAAGGAAGCTGCTGCCTCTCATGTCAAAGAAGCTCAGGAAGAAGGAGATGGCTCTGCTATCCAAACCAAACCAAAGACTGAGGCTGTTCAGCAATTAGTACAAACAGTTCAAGAAAGCGAACAAGATAAGTACCAACGAACTTTGAAAAAGACCCGTACAGGTTTTGGGGCTCGCCTCAATGCTTTCTTTGCTAATTTTCGTTCGGTTGACGAAGAATTTTTTGAAGAACTGGAAGAGATGTTGATTTTGTCAGACGTAGGTGTACAAGTCGCTTCTACACTGACAGAGGAGCTCCGCTATGAAGCCAAATTACAAAAGGCTAAGAAAGCTGAAGAGCTCCGTCACGTGATTATCGAAAAACTCGTCGATATTTATGAAAAAGATGGACAGTTCAGCGAACAGATCAATTTTCAAGATGGCTTGACTGTTATGCTCTTTGTGGGTGTCAATGGTGTTGGTAAAACAACCTCTGTCGGTAAGTTGGCCTACAAGTATAAACAAGCTGGTAAAAATGTTATGTTGGTTGCAGCAGATACTTTCCGTGCAGGGGCAGTTGCTCAGTTGGTGGAATGGGGACGTCGTGTTGATGTGCCAGTAGTGACGGGTCCGGAGAAATCAGATCCTGCCAGTGTTGTTTTTGACGGAGTCGAACGTGCGGTGGCAGAAGGTGTAGATATTCTCATGATTGATACGGCAGGTCGCTTGCAAAATAAGGATCATCTCATGGCAGAGTTGGAAAAAATTGGTCGCATTATCAAGCGAACTTTACCAGATGCACCTCATGAAACTTTGCTTGCCTTAGATGCTTCAACAGGGCAAAATGCTCTCAGTCAGGCCAAGGAATTTTCAAAAATTACACCGTTGACAGGTCTGGTTTTGACGAAACTGGATGGTACAGCAAAAGGTGGAGTGGTTCTTGCCATTCGACAAGAATTAGATGTGCCTGTCAAGTTGATCGGTTTTGGTGAGAAGATTGATGACATCGGTGAATTTAAGTCAGAAGAGTTCATGCGTGGGCTCTTGGAAGGATTGGTATAG
- a CDS encoding permease gives MFGFDQLPTSVLQAGAIFLSIIIEALPFVLIGAIISGFIEVFVTPDKIHKFLPQNKVLAILFGTFIGFIFPSCECGIVPIVNRLLEKKVPSYTAVPFLVTAPVINPIVLFATFTAFGNSITFAFYRAIGSILVALVLGISLGFFIKEPIVKGNPTSCHQHDFSDKTGWQKIAYALIHSIDEFFDTGRYLVLGCLFASLVQVYVPTAVLTSIGHHPVTAILLMMVLAFLLSLCSEADAFIGSSLLSSFGFAPVMAFLVIGPMIDVKNLMMMKHYFKGKFILGFIVVIVFVILGYSLLIGGLA, from the coding sequence ATGTTTGGATTTGATCAACTCCCCACTTCCGTCTTACAGGCTGGAGCTATTTTTTTATCAATTATCATTGAGGCCCTTCCTTTTGTCCTGATTGGAGCTATTATTTCTGGCTTTATCGAAGTTTTTGTGACCCCTGATAAAATTCATAAATTCTTACCCCAAAATAAGGTATTAGCCATTCTTTTTGGGACCTTTATCGGCTTCATTTTTCCATCTTGTGAGTGTGGAATTGTTCCCATCGTCAATCGATTATTGGAAAAAAAGGTACCGAGCTATACCGCTGTACCTTTTTTGGTAACTGCTCCTGTCATCAACCCCATTGTCCTATTCGCCACCTTTACAGCTTTTGGTAATTCCATCACCTTTGCTTTCTATCGAGCGATTGGGTCGATTTTGGTGGCCTTGGTTTTAGGGATAAGCCTAGGATTTTTCATCAAAGAGCCAATCGTAAAGGGTAACCCCACTAGTTGTCACCAACATGATTTTTCAGACAAAACTGGTTGGCAAAAAATAGCTTATGCTTTGATTCACTCCATTGATGAATTTTTCGATACAGGCCGCTACCTAGTATTGGGGTGCCTTTTTGCTAGCCTAGTGCAAGTCTATGTTCCTACGGCAGTTTTAACTTCTATCGGTCATCATCCTGTAACGGCCATTTTACTGATGATGGTGCTAGCTTTTCTTCTTTCTCTTTGTTCTGAAGCAGATGCTTTTATCGGTTCTTCCTTACTCTCTAGCTTCGGCTTTGCCCCCGTCATGGCTTTTTTGGTTATCGGTCCGATGATAGATGTCAAAAATCTGATGATGATGAAACATTATTTTAAAGGGAAATTTATTCTGGGATTCATCGTTGTGATTGTTTTTGTCATCTTAGGATATAGCTTGCTAATTGGAGGTTTGGCATGA
- a CDS encoding TIGR03943 family putative permease subunit has translation MIRFLILAGYFEMTMYLYISGKLDQYINLHYTYLAYLSMVLSFILAIVQLIVWMKEIETHSHLTKKSARLTSIVLLIIPLAIAWLFPTVSLDATIVAAKGYHFPLAAQNDTAVQKQEGTTVQYLKPDTSIYFTKSDYQNKMRDTANRYLAEEKITVTSQNYMEVMEAIYNYPKEFTGKSIELVGFVYNDPNNANQQFIFRFGIIHCIADSGVYGLLSTGLDTNFPDNTWVKASGVIKITYHTSLKQSLPTLNLNSIVQIERPKSPYVYRIF, from the coding sequence ATGATTCGTTTTTTAATTCTCGCAGGTTATTTTGAAATGACTATGTATCTCTATATATCAGGGAAACTAGATCAGTATATCAATCTGCACTATACTTACTTAGCTTACTTATCCATGGTCTTGTCCTTTATTCTTGCCATCGTCCAACTCATTGTCTGGATGAAAGAGATTGAAACGCACAGCCATTTAACAAAAAAATCCGCTCGACTTACCAGCATCGTACTGCTAATCATTCCTCTGGCAATCGCTTGGTTATTTCCAACGGTTAGCCTAGATGCAACCATCGTCGCTGCCAAAGGCTATCATTTTCCCTTAGCCGCTCAAAATGATACAGCCGTACAAAAACAAGAGGGAACAACGGTTCAATATCTCAAGCCAGACACCTCTATCTACTTCACCAAATCAGATTACCAAAACAAGATGCGGGACACAGCTAACCGCTACCTAGCAGAGGAGAAGATTACTGTTACGAGTCAAAACTATATGGAGGTCATGGAAGCTATTTATAACTATCCTAAGGAGTTTACTGGAAAAAGTATCGAACTTGTTGGCTTTGTCTACAATGATCCTAACAATGCCAACCAGCAATTTATTTTTCGCTTTGGCATCATCCATTGTATTGCCGATTCGGGAGTCTATGGATTGTTATCTACTGGATTGGATACTAATTTTCCCGACAACACTTGGGTCAAGGCCAGCGGTGTCATCAAAATAACTTACCACACCTCCCTGAAGCAGAGTCTACCAACTCTGAATCTGAACTCTATTGTACAAATTGAACGCCCCAAATCTCCTTATGTTTATCGAATTTTCTAA
- a CDS encoding Cof-type HAD-IIB family hydrolase — MAIKLIALDLDGTLLTSDKRISEANKEAIARARQQGVYVVLTTGRPLQAIGTFLEELDLLGENQYSITFNGGLVQENTGRILDKTGFSIEDVRAIRQVTNDLDLPLDVLYGGDVYSLPSAHSSLYLTCNPLLNKILITDETMPEDFVYNKAVSAVAADFLDEQIPKIPVELYERFEIFKSRDILLEWSPKGVHKANGLAKLIGHLGIKQSEVMACGDEGNDLSMIEWAGLGVAMANATDEIKSVARVVLPKSNDEDGIAWAIKKYVLNGD; from the coding sequence ATGGCAATTAAATTGATTGCATTGGATTTAGACGGAACACTTCTGACATCGGATAAACGAATTTCGGAAGCTAACAAAGAAGCTATCGCCAGAGCACGCCAACAGGGAGTTTACGTTGTATTGACGACAGGACGTCCCTTGCAAGCGATAGGCACTTTTCTGGAAGAGTTGGACTTGCTCGGTGAAAATCAGTATTCTATCACTTTCAATGGTGGTTTAGTGCAAGAAAATACAGGTCGTATCCTAGATAAGACTGGTTTTAGCATTGAGGATGTGCGTGCCATCCGACAGGTGACAAATGACTTAGACCTGCCGCTGGATGTTCTTTATGGTGGGGATGTTTACTCTTTACCGTCAGCACACTCTTCTCTCTATTTGACCTGCAATCCGCTGCTCAATAAGATTTTGATTACGGATGAGACCATGCCAGAGGACTTTGTTTACAACAAGGCCGTATCGGCAGTTGCCGCAGATTTTTTGGATGAACAGATTCCAAAAATCCCTGTAGAACTCTATGAGCGTTTCGAGATTTTTAAGTCACGGGATATTTTGCTTGAATGGAGTCCAAAAGGAGTCCATAAGGCAAATGGTCTAGCAAAATTGATAGGTCATCTAGGTATCAAACAGTCAGAAGTAATGGCCTGTGGCGATGAGGGAAATGATCTTTCCATGATTGAATGGGCTGGTCTTGGTGTAGCGATGGCCAATGCAACAGATGAAATCAAGTCGGTTGCCAGAGTCGTTTTGCCAAAGAGCAATGATGAAGATGGGATTGCTTGGGCCATTAAAAAATATGTACTGAATGGGGACTAA
- a CDS encoding poly(ethylene terephthalate) hydrolase family protein translates to MKKGFTILGIIIFCIISLMIITLNFLSHQSVNPRNFQEKTEMGGEIEQKYMANGSYEVAKKEEGTLLNFGKFLIFYPKELETSDKQYPVIVIANGTGVPLSKFPAIAEHYASWGFIVIGTEEPHSWNAFGAEMSIRYLERMNANQEVADKESLFYQKVDFENVGIVGHSQGGVGVINAITDTQHKDIYKTAVALSPTNKELAHNLFWDYDATKITIPIMLISGQGGGDDWVVTGDQLVDIANDIPSNKLAMRRKNTPHGEVLYKPDGYTMAWFMWQLQGDTEAAQAFIGDKPEILTNPYYTDQLIELEIDRKE, encoded by the coding sequence ATGAAGAAAGGATTCACAATTTTAGGTATCATCATTTTTTGTATCATTTCGTTAATGATTATTACCCTTAATTTTCTTTCGCACCAATCAGTAAATCCAAGAAATTTCCAAGAAAAAACGGAAATGGGTGGAGAGATTGAACAGAAGTATATGGCAAATGGAAGCTATGAAGTTGCCAAAAAAGAAGAAGGAACGCTCTTAAATTTTGGAAAATTCCTGATTTTCTATCCAAAAGAATTGGAGACAAGTGACAAGCAATACCCTGTTATTGTGATTGCCAATGGAACTGGTGTTCCACTTTCTAAATTTCCAGCTATTGCTGAACATTATGCTTCCTGGGGATTTATTGTCATCGGAACGGAAGAGCCTCACTCCTGGAATGCCTTTGGGGCTGAAATGAGTATTCGTTATTTAGAGAGAATGAATGCCAATCAAGAAGTTGCTGATAAGGAAAGTCTGTTTTATCAAAAAGTTGATTTTGAAAATGTCGGCATCGTAGGGCATTCGCAAGGTGGTGTTGGGGTTATCAATGCTATCACCGACACACAGCATAAAGATATTTACAAGACTGCGGTGGCACTTTCTCCTACCAATAAAGAGTTAGCTCATAATCTATTTTGGGATTACGATGCGACAAAGATTACTATTCCGATAATGCTCATATCTGGTCAGGGTGGAGGAGATGATTGGGTTGTTACAGGAGACCAATTGGTTGACATCGCCAATGATATTCCAAGCAATAAACTTGCTATGAGGCGTAAAAATACGCCACATGGTGAAGTGTTGTACAAACCAGATGGCTATACAATGGCATGGTTTATGTGGCAATTGCAAGGTGATACAGAAGCCGCCCAAGCATTTATAGGTGATAAACCTGAAATCTTAACCAATCCGTATTATACTGACCAACTGATTGAGTTGGAAATAGATAGAAAAGAGTAA
- a CDS encoding SPJ_0845 family protein yields the protein MAITYKKQNDLEKMLEEFASFEKLEEVEFPDTKPKVAEQKADGK from the coding sequence ATGGCTATAACATATAAAAAACAAAATGATTTAGAAAAGATGCTGGAAGAGTTTGCTTCTTTTGAGAAACTAGAAGAAGTCGAATTTCCAGATACTAAGCCCAAGGTAGCTGAACAGAAAGCTGATGGAAAATAA